One Trichormus variabilis 0441 genomic window, TATGATTGCGCCAGCTACCATTGATACCACACCAAGAGAAAATCCAAAGATTTGTTCTAAACGTCTCTCATACCTTTCTTGTTTGATATCAGAAATTTGCACATCTATCAGCTTTTCCCTCATTTTGTGTCTGTGTTCTTGTTCTCTCTCAGCCATAGCAAGAATTCGGTCAGATGTATTGGGAAGAATACTGTTGTATTGTTGAAGAACTATTGGGGGCGGAAGTGTCTCCATGAAATCTCTCAGTGCTGCATTTATTTGTTGCAACTGATTGTTATCATCTTCAGCCTCAATGTTAGTGTGTTCATTTTTTTCATCAAAATTCGATTCATTCATTGTTAGATAAATATTTTTATTTAGGGACGAATAAAACTCTATTTGAGTAATATGAAAATAGTTGATATTAGCTAGCAGTAAAGACTTTATTAATTATTACGGCGATCGCTCCTACTCATCCTACTCATTCTTTTCTTGCATCGCAGGTTTTCTTTGGATCATGCAAATATGCTGCGAGTTTTATCATTAAAATTCTAGCAATCAGCCATACTCCAGCATAGTCATGTACACTCACAAAATTTCTGATTTTTATTTTACGTAAATTTTATCAATAGCTAAGTAAAATTACGTGATTATTTTTTCTATGAATAGCCCCATATCTAATATTTACAAAAACTATAAAGAAAATTCTATATATTCGATATTCATTTAGGGCAGCATAATAAATAACCTCACACTGGTTTGTTTCTACTGGCTGGTGAATCAGGATGACAAGAATACCTGAGTGCCAATTTGCCAACTTTCAAACCCCACATTAGGATCTATGCAGTTAAATCAGAAGCTCTACTTATACTCAACCCTAGATAATTTTCGATTACTCAACAAAAATTACACCGCCAAAATTATGTTGGTGGCGTTTTTAGGGACTCACATCCCGCTTTTAACTTTACTCTTCAGTTTCGTCATTTCTAATTCTTACTCTTGGGAGATGACAATTAGAGTTTTGGTTATTGCTTTATTCGCTACGTTAATTGGTACGGTTGTTACCCTTTATGCACTTCACCATCTGCTTATTCCCGTCAATTTGACATCCGCTACCCTGCGAGACTACCTCAATAACAAAACCTTACCCAATCTGCCTACAGAATTTGTGGATGAAGCGGGTACTCTCATGGCAGATACATCCCAAACTCTCCACAAATTAGACGAGTTGATTGACTATATCAGCAATTATGACAAACTTACAGGCTTGCCTAATCGGGAGCTATTGCGGGAACGTGTTAATCAGGCTTTATCCCAGCAGTACAGCCAAAAAATGGTAGCTGTAATGGTATTGGGAATTGATGATTTTACTGGCATAAGTCATGCTTTAGAACATGAGCAATCCAATTTACTATTAAGAGCTGTAGGCCAGCGTTTGACCAGTTGTTTAGCTCAGAAGGACATTTTAGCTCATTTAAGTGGAGATGAATTTGCGATCGCCAGGGTAGAAATTCCTTCAATTGAAAGTATCGTTAAGCTTTCACAACTGCTATTATCTGCGCTCAATAAACCTTTCACTATCAAAGGTGACCAGATTCACATCACAGCTAGCATCGGCATCACAATTAATCAACCAGATAATCTTCATGATGTAGATCAACTTTTGCAGCAGGCTCATGTAGCTTTGTATCAAGCCAAGCAACAAGGGCGTAGCCAACACCAGTTCTATTCGCCAGAGATTAACGCCCAACTGCAAGAACGATTAGCCTTAGAGAATGAACTACATGGAGCATTACAGCGAAATGAAATAGTGGTTTATTACCAACCCATCATCGATTTACAGACTCAGCAAATCACAGCCGTTGAAGCATTAGTACGCTGGCAACATCCTACACGAGGTTTAGTATCTCCCGCCAAGTTTATTCCCATTGCTGAAGCCAACGGCTTGATTGTGGAAATTGGCGAATGGGTATTACGCACTGCTTGTCTGCAAAACCGCGCTTGGCAACTTGCAGGACTTCCACCAATACGGATGTCAGTAAACCTATCAGCTCGACAGTTTGAAGAATCAAATTTAGTAGAGCTTGTCGGTGAAATCATACAGGAGAGTGGTCTGCATCCATCATATCTGGAACTGGAAGTCACTGAAAGTTCTTTAATGGCAGACATTCAGCGCTCAGTAACAATACTCAAACAGTTACGAGAATTAGGTGTATGGTTAGCTTTAGATGACTTTGGTACTGGTTACTCTTCTCTCAACTATCTGAAGCGCTTTCCCGTAAATATGCTGAAAATTGATCGGTCATTTGTGCAGGATGTATGTTCTAATCCTGATAGTGCTGCGGTGACTAACGCTATTATTGCCCTAGCAAAAAGCTTACAATTAAAAATTACAGCCGAGGGAATCGAAACCCAACAACAGCTTAGTTATTTACAAAAGCGTGGGTGTCAAGAAGGTCAGGGATATTACTTTGGTATCCCTGCGCCTGCAAACGAAATTACGGAAATATTGCAACCAGAAGAGGCGAAAGAGGCAATGCTCTACGATAGGCCAGGGGTCATTGCAGTCTAATATTTAGCCTCTATATTACATATATCTTCAGACTCTTTGCTAAACAATTCTAATAAACCAACTGTACCCACAAAAAATGTATAGATGCCATATTGAATTGGCATCTTTTTTTTGCTACGAGCATAAAACGCGGCAATTATTCCTTCCAAAAAATGGCAGCTTACAGCAAAGCGCTCAACCCAGAAAATAGGATTTAAAATGCTGGGAATATTGCTATTAGTAACTACTGCATAAATATTCCATAGTTCCAAGCCAATAGCAGTGCTGATGAGAATTGTGGAGATAACTTTAATAATAGATGTGAGTGTTTGCTTTATATTCATTACATTTCTTCAATTTTGCATATATTATCTCACAATCTATATTGGCGATCGCTCAAACACTGCTATTTGAAAGAGGGCATAAAAATGTATCTCCCCTACACCCCTACACTCTTTTGAAGACTTGAAATGAGCTTCTATCCTAACCACTCAGGATTTTTGGCTGTACTGTCAAATTGACTAGTGGTTTTAAACAGTTCATACTCACCTTTGAGAGCTGCTTGGCGAGTCCGATTTAGCAGCGCTCTAACTTGTTCCTGGCTCATGGGTGTAAAAGTGCGTACCGCCTCGAAAGCCTGCTCTAAAATGGGCATACTCTCAATGCCTGTAATCACCGTTGAAGTTGGCAGATTCATGGCGTAATGCAGACATTCAATTGGTTTAACGACATTACTATTAAGAATTTTTTGGTCGCCCATTGATTTCATTCCCAGTACACCAATCCCATCTTGCACCAGTCTAGGTAAAACTTGCCTCTCAAAACTGCGAAAATGAGCATCCATCACATTTAACGGCATCTGTACCGCATCAAAACGGAAGTTATTTTGATTGGCAACTTCCAACATTCTCAGGTGTACTAAAGGGTCTTTGTGTCCAGTAAAACCGATGTAGCGAATCTTGCCAGCCTTTTGTGCTTCCACAACTGCTTCCATCGCACCACCAGGAGCAAAAATCCGGTCTGGGTCTTCCATGCGAATAACCTCATGATGCTGCAACAAATCAATACGGTCTGTTTGCAACCGTTTTAAAGATTCATCAATTTGTTTAGCAGCCGCCGCTTTTGTCCGACCGTCGATTTTAGTCATCAGAAAAGCTTTTTGACGATAACCATCCCGCAAGGCTTTACCCATGCGGATTTCACTACCGCCGTTATGGTAGTCCCAACTATTGTCCATAAAATTAATGCCGCGATCAAGAGCAGTACGGACGAGCCTAATACCCTCTTGCTCATCTTTTGGTCTACCAATATGATGACCACCCAAACCAATCACAGATATTTGTTCTCCGGTGCGTCCTAGCTGTCTGTAGAGCATCTCACCTTTTTTCATCTGAGGTGAAGTAGGCTGATTTTGCGCTAACGCTTGTTTAGCTAAACCTTGTGAAGCAAACACCCCAGCTACACCTAAACCAGAAGCAGAAACTACCTTTAGTAAATATCGTCTGCTAATATCCACAAATTTATCCTTTTGCCACAGTATGACTTGCCCTCATAGCTTTGCATTCTGCAAAATCTGGTGCTTCTAACTATTGAAAGAGAAAAGCGCTCAGGTAGAGATAGATTTGTGATACGAGAGGGGGACTAGAAAGTAAAATATCATCCTGCGTCTGAAAAATGCCGTACTCATATTACAAATAAATAATGTAGAGACGTTGTATGCAAAGTTTTTACAGTACGATATAAAGTGCATCTTCATCAAAAAATTGTATCACAACAAAGGTTTTAACAAACTAGATATTCTCACAGCTAACTTAAACCAAAAAGATTTTCTCTCATAATCCGAAAAATTCACAGGCACAGCAGCCGCAAAATCAGCTTGTAACATTTCCTCGACACTTTTAACAAATTGAGAATTGGCAACAAAACCCATAACTTCAAAGTTGAGAAAAAATGAGCGATTATCTAAATTAACCGTTCCTACACCTGCCATTTCTTCGTCGATGAGTATCACCTTCTGGTGCATGAATCCACGTTTATATCTATATAATTGAATATTCATTGCCTTCATCTCTGTGTAATAAGAAAAGGAACACAAATACACAAGTAAATGATCCGGTCGATTGGGTAAAATAATCCGCACATCTACACCGCGTAGTGCTGCCAATTTCAAGGCTGTCAAAGTGGAATCATCCGGCACAAAATAGGGAGTAGCAATCCAGAGACGAGTTTGTGCTTGATTGATGGTGTTGACGAAAAACAGTTTACAAGCTTTCAACTTATCTGCGGGTCCAGTAGGAAATACCAACGCTGTGTAATCGCTTTCATAATTGGGTTGCACTTGCCAGTTTACATCGATAACTTGACGAGTCGCCCAATACCAATCTTGTAAAAAACATCCTTGCAGACTTTGGACAGTGGGGCCTTGTAACATCATGTGGGTATCACGCCAAGGACTCAAGCGGGGATTTTTACCCAGATATTCATCACTAATATTCAAACCACCAATAAACGCCGTTCTCCCATCAACTACTAAAATTTTGCGATGGTTGCGAAAATTTAATTGAAAACGATTTCCTCTGCCTTTGGTAGTATGAAATGCACTCACTTGAATATCATATTTTTGCAGAGATTTAATATAAAGGTGAGAGATTTTATTAGAACCAATTTCATCATAAATTAAATAAACTCTTACTCCTTGCTTTGCCTTGGCAATTAGAGCATCTTTAAACTCATTCCCAGCTTTGTCATCAATAATAATGTAGGATTGCAGCAAAATATAACTATTGGCAGATGCGATCGCACTCAACATGGCTGCATAGGTTTGCTGACCATTAATTAATAATTTGGCATTATTACCAGATGTAAAAGGAATACCAATACAGGCTTCAGCTAGTAGTTGTAATGGTTCCAATTTTGCCGGAACTGCCACCTGAAATTTTGTAATTTCAATGTAAGTTTGACGAACAAATTGATAATGTTGGGTGTAAACTGAGCGGATGGCTTCAGAATATCCATGAAACTTAGTTCTGCCTAAAATCCAATATAAAGGAATAGCCAGCCAGGGAAAAGTTATTAACGAAATACTCCAACCCACATTCCGCAGGTAAGAGAGGAGATAAATGGTATTTTTGATGAATGACACCATCAGTATCAGAAATAAGAGTACAAGATATTGACCACTGCGGCATAGTGGCAGGGATAATAGACCAAATGTGTTTGGTAGAACAAATCAACCAAATACTAGGAACACACCAGCAAGAAATAGTCAGTCCAGGTCAAGCAATTAAAGCGATGATCCTCAACGGATTGGGGCTGTTAAGTGCGCCACTATACTTATTTGAGAAGTTTTTTGTTGGCAAAGCCACAGAACATTTACTAGGGGAAGGTATAAAAGCAGAACATTTAAATGATGACCGATTAGGCAGAGTCTTGGACAAACTGTATGAAGCCGGGTTAACACAAGTATTTGTGACAGTAGCATTGGCAGCAGCAGAGAAGTTTGGAGTGAAACACGAAAGTTTACACCTAGACTCAAGCTCGTTTCATGTACATGGAGAATATGCAAACAACTCAACAGCAAATGAAGCTTCCCCTGGACAGATAAAAATTATCAAAGGATACTCAAGAGATCACCGACCAGACCTCAAACAGTTTATTGTAGATTTGATGTGCAGTGGGGATGGGGATATTCCTCTGTACCTGCGAGTTGCAGATGGTAATGAAGCCGATTCGGCGATGTTTGCTCAAATCTTGAAAGAATTTCATCAACAATGGGAAATAGATGCGCTATTTGTGGCGGATGCAGCGCTGTATAGCCAAGACAATCTCAAACAAATGGATTCTTTGCGATGGATATCACGAGTTCCCGCAACACTGACGACAGCCCAAATGCTAATGGAGAATATAAGTCAGGAAGCTTTTGTTGATAGTGCAATGACAGGCTATCGGATAGCAGAGTGTGGCTGCGATTACGCTGGAGTCAAACAGCGTTGGCTGGTGGTGGAAAGTGAAGCTCGCACGGAGTCTGATTTAAAGCAACTCGAAAAACGTCTCATCAAGCAACTAGAGCAAGCGCAATCTCAACTACGGCAGTTATCACAACAAGAATTTGCTTGTGCCGCAGATGCGCTACAAGCAGCAAAGTGTTTTGAGACTCAGCAACGCTTTCATCAACTTGCCCATTTGGAAGTTATCGAACACAAACGCCACGCCAAATCCGGCAGACCGCGCAAAGATGCTCAACCACGACAGTCTCATTATCAAATTCGCGCTACTGTTGTCGCCAACGAGGTAGCCATTGCTACTGAAAAACAACGTGCTGGACGATTTATTCTGGCTACCAATGTCCTGGATACTTACCAATTGAGCAATGATGACTTACTCCAGGAATACAAAGCCCAGCAATCGACTGAGCGCGGTTTTCGTTTTCTCAAAGACCCTTTATTTTTTACCAGTAGCGTTTTCCTTAACTCTCCACAACGAGTTGCTGCTTTAGCAATGGTCATGGGTCTGTGTTTGTTAGTTTACTCCTTGGGACAACGGACTTTACGCCAAGCTCTTGCTCAAGCAAAACAGACTATCAATAATCAGTTGGGTAAACCTACTGCTTCTCCTACTTTGCGATGGGTATTTCAATGTTTCATGTCGATTCATCTAGTTACTCTTTCCGGCTTTGAGTACATTGCTAATCTTACTGATGAGCGTCGATGGATTCTTCAATTTTTTGGTGCGCCTTGCCGAAAATATTATCTTCTTACCTGATGCACCTGCGGAATGTGGGCTCCAAGCGATCGCCCCACGAGAAGAACGCACATTCATCACAGCATGGGCAGCATGGGCAATTCCCAAACCATGAACAACAACTGTAGCTGCACTAAAAAAAGCAAGGATGCTACTGTCTATCAGCATCTGAATTTATTATGTATCGACATAAGTAAATTCTGCCAGTAAAGGTTTGTGATCGGATGAACAAATTTCATCTAAAACCTTAGCACTAGCTGGTTTTTCACTCAAGCCACGATAAAAAATATAGTCTAGGGGGGGTGACAAAAGAAACCTTTTAATCTTCTTGTTTTCTTCAGGTGCAAAATGTGCTTCTCTTAAACCCAATCTAATTACAGTTTTCTCTACAAGGACTACTCGTTTACGACTCCAGGTATTGAAATCCCCAGCAAATATAATCGGTCCCCTATGGGTGGATATAGCTAACTCTAATTCGTGTAGTTGGGCTTTAAATTTATCTAAATCAACAAAATTGATCAGATGACTATTAATAGTTAAAAGTGTCTGTTGGTTATGAGATAAGGAGTATTCACTAATCAGTGAAACCTTGGGAGTTTTAAACACAGGCTCATGGTGTTTTGTCATGATAACTTTTTTATCGATCGCACTAATTTTAGCCGCAGTCAAAATACCTGAATAAGTTTGATGATGAGCATCGATAAAATTAGGTGCATAAGCCCAATTCATGTTTGTAAAGCCCATAATCTGTTCCACATTCACACCCATCCGGACTTCTTGTAGAAATATGAGGTCTGGCTGGTACAGCCTAAGGATTTTAAAAAAGTCTTGAAACCAAAATTTCTCAAAGTTATTTTTAGCAATATTCCAATTTAAAACTTTAATAGAATTACTGTTTAGTTCTGTTTGTAATCCCTGACCACTATCAATAGTTGATTCTTGCGTACGCCTAAATCTGTAATAAGGCAGAAATTGTCTGGCAAGAATAACTGCGTGTTCTTTGATGTCAGGCATGACTTTTATCTAGCTTAACTTTATTACATACTATCCAGTGGCGCAGTAACTTTTGCTCACAAGTATTGATGACTTATCTGTATCACTCTGTTATTACCTGCATTTGGTCTGTAACTGCTGGAAGAATACTCTCTATAAACAGATGTTTTTTATTTAAAAATGCTACATCATACTATGGTCGTATCTAGATTCGATAATTAATTAAGTGAGCCAAAACTCTTACCCATTACCCACCTCTACGAATCAATCAGTAAATTACATAGGAGTCTTATATGTCCGTTACCCAAGAAACTTGGACGCATGAATACATCATTACTAATGGCGTAAGACTACACTACGTGACTCAAGGAACCGGAAGATTGATGTTGATGTTACACGGCTTTCCTGAGTGTTGGTATTCCTGGCGACATCAAATCCCGGAATTTGCCCAACATTATCAAGTTGTTGCTGTGGACTTACGTGGCTACAACGATAGTGATAAGCCAAAAGAGCAATCCGCCTATGTCATGGATGAGCTTATCAAAGATGTGGCAGGACTCATTAAAGAATTAGGACATGAGAAGTGTATCCTAGTTGGTCATGATTGGGGTGGTGCGATCGCTTGGTCATTTGCATACGCCTACCCCGATATGCTAGAGAAATTAATCATTCTCAACTTACCCCACCCAGCCAAGTTTATTCAAGGTCTATACACTCCTCAACAGTTATTACGTAGTTGGTATATCTTCTTTTTTCAAATCCCTGCATTGCCTGAATTACTACTCAAATCTACAGATTATCAAGCAATTCCCAACACTATTCAAACCACAGCAGTTAATAAAAACGCCTTTACTCCAGATGACCTCAATACTTATAGAAATGCAGCTGCAAAACCAGGTGCGCTCACAGCCATGTTGAATTATTACCGTAACATTTTTTCCCACTCTTTTTTTAATAAAAGCTGGGGTGTTTTGAATGTGCCGACACTATTGATTTGGGGAGAGAATGATACTGCTCTCGGTAAAGGACTCACCTATGACACATCAACCTATGTCAAAGACCTGCAAGTTAAGTATATTCCCGCTTGTGGACACTGGGTACAACAAGAAAAGCCAGAATTAGTTAATCAGTATATGCGGAATTTTCTGATGATATAAAGTACCAAACACCATTATTACTGTGTACCATTTAGTAATATTCACACACTAAAAAGTTTTGATAAGAAACCTATACTAATTGGTACATTAACTTAAAAATATTTAACAGTAAATTAATCCAAGTATTTATGCTTATTCCTTTAGATATAAATCTCTGAAAACCAGAGCCAATCTAATATCCAATATCTAATCAAACATCTTTTACATTACAAACAAGTTGTGCTTTAAATCAACATTCTCCTGAATTTTAGTGAGATAATAGAAATGTGAGGTAAAGAACGGACGCAACCTAAATAGAAAGGGGGATAATTATGAAACTTAAGCTATTCGCGGCCCTTGCCTTAGCAACTCCCCTATTTTTGGCTAACTCAGTAACAGCTGGGAATCCGCAAGATCTACAAAGGTTATTATCAACTGGGGAATGTAACGGGTGTAATCTAACAGGCATGAACCTCAGTGGCGCTCATTTAATTGGTGCTGACTTACGAGGAGCAAATTTAACAGGTGCTAACCTTTCTGGCGCTAACCTCGAAGGTGCTGACTTAACTAACGCCAACTTAAAAAAAGCTAACTTAACTTCAGCCTACCTAACCAACGTCAATTTCAAAAAAGCTAACCTCAATGGGGCAAACTTGACTCGCGCCCATGTGATCGACTCTAATGTGTACGGTGCATCAATGGATAATCTCACCATCACCGATGCGGAAATTTATAATACTGCGATCGGTATTGGTGGTGAAGAAGCCCAAAATATTCCTGATTGGGATTAGGGTTGAACTAAGTAAGCTGGCTTTAAAAAACACAAAATGGGGTGGGTAGGTTTTGATTTGGGTGTCATCACCCACCCTTACAAAAGTGTCAAGACGACAATTAATACGCACTTGCGTTTAACAATATTCTTTGACAAAACATATATAGCTAAAGGCGAGACGTAGTGATATTGTCACTGCGTCTTTGTTTTGAGCATCAATAATGACCAATTATTTATTAGGACTCACCCATGAAAACTTACCTACTCTCAAGACATTGAGATGTCAAAAAATGTAAAGTAATATTTACAACCAATATGAAACCTGACAGAAAAAAGTGGCATCTCAAAAATCCTTAATCTGGGGCAAAAAGTTTAAAACCTCACAACTGCAAATCCTGTTAGCTGATAGTCTGACTATCTTTTGGGGAGATTGGTTAGATTTACGGGTACGCGTAGCCCAAGTAGCTGCATCTGGATTAATCTCACCACTAATATATATTTTGGCTTTTGGTTTAGGGCTGGGTAGCTCAATTAGGCCAGGTTCCGCCATCAGTGGCAATTACAATAACTATTTAGAATTCATCTTGCCCGGTATGGTAGCCCTATCTTCCATGACCATCAGCTTTGGTGGCACAACATTCTCAATTTGTGGAGATAGATTATTTACCAAAACCTTTGAAGAACTATTACTCACGCCCATACATCCCTTAGCACTGCAACTGGGTAAAATGCTGGCTGGAGTTGTGCGAGGTTTAATGACTTCCGGTTCAGTGATATTGGTAGCCCTAATCATCACTAGGAATTGGAATTTTCTTCATCCCCTGTTTTTGCTGTTGTTGATATTAAATTGTGCAGTATTTGCAGGTTTGGGTGTAATTGTGGGATTATCAGTGCGATCGCTCGAATCGGTAGGACTGTACAACAACTTCGTCATTATCCCTATGTCCTTTTTGGGTGCAACCTTCTTCGACCCCAGTACCTTACCAACAGCATTCCAAGTCGTCGTTTATTTATTCCCTTTAACTTATGCCAGTACGGGGCTACGCGCAGCCGCCAACTTGCCCTTATCTCAATTCCCTTGGTATAGCATACCTGTCTTACTAGTCATAGCGATCGCTCTTTCTCTTTGGGGTGCTTCTAAATTTGCCCACCAACAAGACTAAATAAAACTCTTTCCCAAACAAAGTTTTTCAAAGTTTATCTATTTACTAACCAACAAAACGCTAATCTTACTGGGTAACTGGATAAAAAGTAACCATGACCCAACCTTCCAACATTCGCAAGTTGTTGACCGATGCCAAACTAGGACTACTACCTTATCTAGATCAACGCTTAAAAGACATCGAAATCACCCTGAAGCAACAGGAAAATCTGCAATTACAGCCTTACGATATCCAACTGGGAGATTGTAAAACTTTAGCCGCTAACGAACCCAGACCCGCAATTACTCAGTCAATCTCCCTCAAATTTGTCCTGACTGGCAACACAAAAGATAAATTAGAACTATTCTTGTTAGCTTCCGAATTGCAAAACGATTTAGATGCAGCAATTTATGAGTGGAGTAACCGCGAGTGGCATCAATTTGAAAAACCCTTGAAACGACCAGTCACCCAAATTACAGGCGGTTTAGATTATGAAGTTTTAAAAGATGCAGATAATTCCTCTCAAATCACCCTTTACCGTGAATTTGACCTAATTTACCCAGTCAGTTTTTGAAGAGGTTCAGGAGTTGATCATCCTACTCCTCTAATACGCCACGACGTAAATTAAGTCACCTATTAGCAATGTCTAGAACTCTCCCAACAACATAATGAGAAATTGCCCCCTGTGGTGCTAGCCTGTAGACACTCTTAGAACCTATGCTGATTCGCCCTGCAACGCCAGCTGATGTCCCTGCTGTTTTACCAATGGTCGCCAAAATTTGTGCTGTGCATGAATCTTGGGATGCTGACAAGTATGGTTTTTTACCACAGCCTGAAAAGCGCTATCAAAGATGGTTGACCAGATTAGCGAATCAAGAAGGCAGTGTGTTTCTGGTAGCTGAAAACCGAGGACAACTAGTAGCTTTTGTTGCGGCGACAGTCGAGCAAGAAATACCAATTTATCGGACAAAAGAATTTGGATTTATTCACGATATTTGGGTTGAACCAGAATATCGCCAACAAGGTATCGCCAAACAAATAGTAGAGCTAACCATTGAACGCTTTCGGCAAATGGGAGTAGAGCAAATTCGCCTAGACACCGCAGCCATCAACGAAGCAGCCAGAAAATTGTTTATATCTTGTGGTTTTCGTCTCAGTACAATGGAAATGTTGATAACTTTGTGAGTGCTGAGTACTGAGTCGTGAGGAAAAAACTATTCCTTATCCCCAGTCCTCAATCCCCAGCCCCCAGTCACCTAAACAGCTTGATAACTAGCAGAGAATGTATCCTTCAGCGCCTTCCAACGGAAAGTGCGATCGCCTCCTCTCTCAACAACAACTTTCACTCTTGGTTCCAGCTTTGGCAAATCGGTTAAAAATTCCACTTCTTGATCAGATAGAATATGCCCTTCAATGATCCACAACACCAAACCCTTAGACTTTGGTGGCAGGTGTTCTAGCTGAGAACCAACAATTGGTGGCAGATAATA contains:
- a CDS encoding DUF2335 domain-containing protein, with the translated sequence MNESNFDEKNEHTNIEAEDDNNQLQQINAALRDFMETLPPPIVLQQYNSILPNTSDRILAMAEREQEHRHKMREKLIDVQISDIKQERYERRLEQIFGFSLGVVSMVAGAIIAIWKSPLAGSCICSTGIFSVVFIFLLSRKKQQKNIFISDVKNPPILDKIDLIK
- a CDS encoding putative bifunctional diguanylate cyclase/phosphodiesterase, with protein sequence MQLNQKLYLYSTLDNFRLLNKNYTAKIMLVAFLGTHIPLLTLLFSFVISNSYSWEMTIRVLVIALFATLIGTVVTLYALHHLLIPVNLTSATLRDYLNNKTLPNLPTEFVDEAGTLMADTSQTLHKLDELIDYISNYDKLTGLPNRELLRERVNQALSQQYSQKMVAVMVLGIDDFTGISHALEHEQSNLLLRAVGQRLTSCLAQKDILAHLSGDEFAIARVEIPSIESIVKLSQLLLSALNKPFTIKGDQIHITASIGITINQPDNLHDVDQLLQQAHVALYQAKQQGRSQHQFYSPEINAQLQERLALENELHGALQRNEIVVYYQPIIDLQTQQITAVEALVRWQHPTRGLVSPAKFIPIAEANGLIVEIGEWVLRTACLQNRAWQLAGLPPIRMSVNLSARQFEESNLVELVGEIIQESGLHPSYLELEVTESSLMADIQRSVTILKQLRELGVWLALDDFGTGYSSLNYLKRFPVNMLKIDRSFVQDVCSNPDSAAVTNAIIALAKSLQLKITAEGIETQQQLSYLQKRGCQEGQGYYFGIPAPANEITEILQPEEAKEAMLYDRPGVIAV
- a CDS encoding aldo/keto reductase, whose amino-acid sequence is MDISRRYLLKVVSASGLGVAGVFASQGLAKQALAQNQPTSPQMKKGEMLYRQLGRTGEQISVIGLGGHHIGRPKDEQEGIRLVRTALDRGINFMDNSWDYHNGGSEIRMGKALRDGYRQKAFLMTKIDGRTKAAAAKQIDESLKRLQTDRIDLLQHHEVIRMEDPDRIFAPGGAMEAVVEAQKAGKIRYIGFTGHKDPLVHLRMLEVANQNNFRFDAVQMPLNVMDAHFRSFERQVLPRLVQDGIGVLGMKSMGDQKILNSNVVKPIECLHYAMNLPTSTVITGIESMPILEQAFEAVRTFTPMSQEQVRALLNRTRQAALKGEYELFKTTSQFDSTAKNPEWLG
- the cls gene encoding cardiolipin synthase — encoded protein: MVSFIKNTIYLLSYLRNVGWSISLITFPWLAIPLYWILGRTKFHGYSEAIRSVYTQHYQFVRQTYIEITKFQVAVPAKLEPLQLLAEACIGIPFTSGNNAKLLINGQQTYAAMLSAIASANSYILLQSYIIIDDKAGNEFKDALIAKAKQGVRVYLIYDEIGSNKISHLYIKSLQKYDIQVSAFHTTKGRGNRFQLNFRNHRKILVVDGRTAFIGGLNISDEYLGKNPRLSPWRDTHMMLQGPTVQSLQGCFLQDWYWATRQVIDVNWQVQPNYESDYTALVFPTGPADKLKACKLFFVNTINQAQTRLWIATPYFVPDDSTLTALKLAALRGVDVRIILPNRPDHLLVYLCSFSYYTEMKAMNIQLYRYKRGFMHQKVILIDEEMAGVGTVNLDNRSFFLNFEVMGFVANSQFVKSVEEMLQADFAAAVPVNFSDYERKSFWFKLAVRISSLLKPLL
- a CDS encoding IS1634-like element ISAva4 family transposase, producing the protein MTPSVSEIRVQDIDHCGIVAGIIDQMCLVEQINQILGTHQQEIVSPGQAIKAMILNGLGLLSAPLYLFEKFFVGKATEHLLGEGIKAEHLNDDRLGRVLDKLYEAGLTQVFVTVALAAAEKFGVKHESLHLDSSSFHVHGEYANNSTANEASPGQIKIIKGYSRDHRPDLKQFIVDLMCSGDGDIPLYLRVADGNEADSAMFAQILKEFHQQWEIDALFVADAALYSQDNLKQMDSLRWISRVPATLTTAQMLMENISQEAFVDSAMTGYRIAECGCDYAGVKQRWLVVESEARTESDLKQLEKRLIKQLEQAQSQLRQLSQQEFACAADALQAAKCFETQQRFHQLAHLEVIEHKRHAKSGRPRKDAQPRQSHYQIRATVVANEVAIATEKQRAGRFILATNVLDTYQLSNDDLLQEYKAQQSTERGFRFLKDPLFFTSSVFLNSPQRVAALAMVMGLCLLVYSLGQRTLRQALAQAKQTINNQLGKPTASPTLRWVFQCFMSIHLVTLSGFEYIANLTDERRWILQFFGAPCRKYYLLT
- a CDS encoding endonuclease/exonuclease/phosphatase family protein — its product is MPDIKEHAVILARQFLPYYRFRRTQESTIDSGQGLQTELNSNSIKVLNWNIAKNNFEKFWFQDFFKILRLYQPDLIFLQEVRMGVNVEQIMGFTNMNWAYAPNFIDAHHQTYSGILTAAKISAIDKKVIMTKHHEPVFKTPKVSLISEYSLSHNQQTLLTINSHLINFVDLDKFKAQLHELELAISTHRGPIIFAGDFNTWSRKRVVLVEKTVIRLGLREAHFAPEENKKIKRFLLSPPLDYIFYRGLSEKPASAKVLDEICSSDHKPLLAEFTYVDT
- a CDS encoding alpha/beta fold hydrolase, which codes for MSVTQETWTHEYIITNGVRLHYVTQGTGRLMLMLHGFPECWYSWRHQIPEFAQHYQVVAVDLRGYNDSDKPKEQSAYVMDELIKDVAGLIKELGHEKCILVGHDWGGAIAWSFAYAYPDMLEKLIILNLPHPAKFIQGLYTPQQLLRSWYIFFFQIPALPELLLKSTDYQAIPNTIQTTAVNKNAFTPDDLNTYRNAAAKPGALTAMLNYYRNIFSHSFFNKSWGVLNVPTLLIWGENDTALGKGLTYDTSTYVKDLQVKYIPACGHWVQQEKPELVNQYMRNFLMI